From a single Lolium rigidum isolate FL_2022 chromosome 7, APGP_CSIRO_Lrig_0.1, whole genome shotgun sequence genomic region:
- the LOC124674179 gene encoding DNA (cytosine-5)-methyltransferase 1B encodes MGKSPRSPVTTGTKRCRAKPQKKGEESTENGKLENMPQDATNGVEKDTGTAARKRPRRAAACSDFKEKSVRLSGKASSVMIKKNRMEEEEIDAINLTRLGPEDLPPCRKLIDFILHDADGNLQPFEMSEIDDFFITALIMPADDDLEKERERGVRCEGFGRIEDWAISGYDEGTAVVWLSTELADYECVKPSGNYKSYYSHFYEKAQVCVEVYRKLMRSVGGNPNLSLEELLASVVRSINAIKGYTGTMSKDFVIATGEFVYNQLIGLDQTSGSDDQKLATLPVLLALRDECKSRVELTKRLSNISNGSLKIKDVKCEEVAEDDDEKLARLLQEEEQWKMMKKQRGKPTQKNVYIKISEAEIANDYPLPAYYKPSSQEMDEYVFDSEESMFSGDVPVRILNNWALYNADSRLISLELIPMKSGAENDIVVFGSGFMREDDGSCCSTAESANSSSSSSKADNQDSGVPIYLSPIKEWVIEFGGSMVCITIRTDVAWYKLRQPIKQYAPWCEPVLKTARLAVSIITLLKEQSRASKLSFVDVIKKVAEFDKGDPAYVSSNIVLVERYIVVHGQIILQQFTDFPDETIRRSAFATGLLMKMEERRHTKLSVKKKVQETRGQNLNPIATMGTSSKRKAMRATTTRLINRIWSDYYAHHFPEDLKEEDGNEAKEIDDEQEENEDEEAEEEVQIEEEKVPKTPPSTRSRKLKSQAIKEIRWEGASTGKTASGEALYKCAYSRELRIAVGGAVTLEDDSGELVICFVEYMFQKPDGGEIVHGRILQKGSETVLGNAANDRDLFLTNDCLEFELKDIKELVPVNLQSMPWGHKYRKANAEADKIDRARVEERKKKGLPMEYLCRSLYWPEKGAFFSLPRDKLGLGSGVCSSCEHREPDCDELKILSKTSFIYKEVTYSVNDYLYIRPDFFSQEEDRGTYKAGRNIGLKPYAVCHLLDVRESAGSKKVDPASTKISVRRFYRPDDISSAKAYSSDIREVYYSEDIINVPVDMIEGKCEVRKKADVSNSDLPVMVEHVFFCEHFYDPATGALKQLPSNVKLMSVLRKATGALKKNKGKQICENDEHDSGKWTEVPKENRIATLDIFAGCGGLSEGLQQAGVSFTKWAIEYEEPAGEAFRQNHPEAAVFVDNCNVILKAIMDKCGDADDCVSTSEAAEQAAKLAEENIKNLPVPGEVEFINGGPPCQGFSGMNRFNQSPWSKVQCEMILAFLSFAEYFRPRYFLLENVRNFVSFNKGQTFRLAVASLLEMGYQVRFGILEAGTFGVAQSRKRAFIWAAAPGETLPDWPEPMHVFASPELKITLPDGNYYAAAKSTAGGAPFRAITVRDTIGDLPKVENGASKLILEYGGEPVSWFQKKIRGSTIALNDHISKEMNELNLIRCKHIPKRPGCDWHDLPDEKVKLSSGQMVDLIPWCLPNTAKRHNQWKGLYGRLDWEGNFPTSVTDPQPMGKVGMCFHPDQDRIITVRECARSQGFPDSYQFAGTIQTKHRQIGNAVPPPLAFALGRKLKEAVDAKHQQA; translated from the exons ATGGGGAAGAGTCCACGTTCTCCTGTTACCACAG GAACAAAAAGGTGCAGAGCAAAGCCACAAAAGAAGGGTGAAGAATCCACTGAAAATGGAAAATTGGAGAACATGCCCCAGGATGCAACAAATGGTGTTGAAAAGGATACTGGTACTGCTGCTCGGAAGAGGCCAAGGAGGGCAGCAGCCTGTTCTGATTTCAAAGAGAAATCTGTTCGTCTATCAGGAAAAGCTTCTTCTGTCATGATCAAGAAAAATCGGATGGAAGAGGAGGAAATAGATGCAATCAACCTGACAAGACTAGGGCCAGAAGATTTACCTCCTTGCCGGAAGCTGATTGATTTCATATTGCATGATGCAGATGGGAATCTGCAACCCTTTGAAATGTCTGAAATAGATGATTTTTTCATAACAGCTCTCATCATGCCTGCGGATGATGATCTAGAAAAAGAGCGTGAAAGAGGAGTACGCTGTGAAGGATTTGGACGTATTGAGGACTGGGCAATATCTGGTTATGATGAAGGTACTGCAGTAGTCTGGCTCTCAACAGAACTTGCTGACTATGAATGTGTGAAGCCATCTGGCAATTACAAATCTTACTACAGCCACTTCTATGAGAAGGCACAGGTGTGTGTTGAAGTTTACAGAAAGCTCATGAGATCAGTAGGTGGGAATCCTAACCTGAGTCTGGAAGAACTGCTTGCTAGTGTTGTTCGTTCTATTAATGCTATAAAAGGTTACACTGGAACAATGAGCAAAGACTTTGTGATTGCCACTGGCGAGTTTGTATACAATCAGCTTATTGGATTGGATCAGACATCAGGCAGTGATGATCAGAAGCTTGCTACACTGCCTGTTCTTCTTGCTCTAAGAGATGAGTGCAAGTCTCGAGTGGAGCTAACCAAGAGGCTGTCTAACATCTCTAATGGAAGCCTGAAGATCAAGGATGTGAAATGTGAAGAGGTcgctgaggatgatgatgagaaaTTAGCAAGATTATtgcaagaagaagaacaatggaagatgatgaagaaacaGAGGGGTAAACCAACCCAAAAAAATGTCTACATCAAAATTAGTGAAGCTGAGATTGCAAATGACTATCCTTTGCCTGCATACTATAAACCATCTAGCCAGGAAATGGATGAGTATGTATTTGATAGTGAGGAAAGCATGTTCTCTGGTGATGTGCCAGTAAGAATCCTCAACAACTGGGCTCTATACAATGCAGATTCCAGGCTTATCTCTCTGGAATTAATTCCTATGAAGTCTGGCGCCGAAAATGATATAGTTGTCTTTGGATCTGGGTTTATGAGAGAGGATGATGGCAGTTGCTGCTCCACTGCTGAGTCTGCAAACTCTTCGTCTTCCTCAAGTAAAGCTGATAACCAGGACTCAGGAGTTCCAATATATTTGAGCCCAATAAAGGAATGGGTTATAGAATTTGGTGGCTCAATGGTTTGCATAACCATTCGAACTGATGTGGCCTG GTACAAACTACGACAACCAATAAAGCAATATGCTCCTTGGTGTGAGCCTGTACTGAAAACAGCAAGGCTTGCTGTTAGCATCATCACCCTGCTAAAAGAGCAAAGCCGTGCCTCAAAGCTTTCTTTTGTTGATGTCATCAAGAAAGTGGCAGAGTTTGACAAAGGGGATCCTGCTTATGTATCGTCCAACATTGTGCTAGTTGAGAGATACATTGTGGTCCATGGACAGATCATACTTCAGCAGTTCACAGATTTCCCTGATGAAACTATCCGGCGAAGTGCATTTGCCACTGGTTTGTTAATGAAGATGGAGGAGAGACGACATACAAAGTTGTCTGTGAAGAAGAAGGTTCAAGAAACGAGGGGGCAGAATCTGAACCCAATTGCAACTatgggaacatcatcaaaaagaaAAGCTATGCGTGCAACCACAACCAGATTGATCAACAGGATATGGAGTGATTACTATGCACACCATTTCCCAGAAGATTTGAAGGAGGAAGATGGAAATGAAGCAAAAGAAATTGATGATGAGCAAGAAGAAAATGAAGACGAGGAAGCTGAAGAAGAGGTACAGATTGAAGAAGAAAAGGTTCCAAAGACTCCACCATCAACACGGTCTCGAAAATTGAAATCACAAGCTATCAAAGAAATTAGATGGGAGGGTGCATCAACTGGGAAAACAGCATCTGGAGAAGCTTTATACAAATGTGCATACTCTCGAGAACTCAGAATAGCTGTGGGAGGGGCAGTCACACTAGAAGATGATTCAGGAGAACTAGTGATATGCTTTGTTGAATACATGTTTCAGAAACCTGATGGTGGAGAAATAGTTCATGGAAGGATCCTACAAAAAGGTTCAGAGACTGTTCTAGGCAATGCTGCAAATGACAGGGATCTTTTCTTGACCAATGATTGTTTGGAGTTTGAATTGAAGGACATCAAAGAATTGGTGCCTGTTAATCTCCAATCAATGCCTTGGGGTCACAAGTATAGAAAAGCGAATGCTGAGGCTGATAAGATTGACCGGGCAAGAGTGGAAGAGAGGAAAAAGAAGGGTCTGCCAATGGAATATCTTTGTAGAAGTTTGTACTGGCCTGAGAAGGGCGCTTTCTTTTCACTACCACGTGATAAACTGGGTCTTGGTAGTGGTGTCTGTAGCTCTTGTGAGCATAGAGAACCAGATTGTGATGAGTTAAAAATACTCTCCAAGACCAGCTTCATCTACAAGGAAGTTACCTATAGTGTCAACGACTACTTGTATATTAGGCCAGATTTTTTCTCCCAAGAAGAGGATCGTGGTACATATAAGGCTGGAAGAAACATTGGCCTAAAGCCCTATGCAGTTTGCCATCTGCTGGATGTTCGTGAATCTGCTGGTTCTAAAAAAGTTGACCCTGCATCAACTAAAATCAGTGTTCGGAGATTTTATAGACCAGATGATATTTCATCAGCCAAAGCTTATTCATCAGACATCCGAGAG GTATACTATAGTGAAGATATAATTAATGTGCCTGTGGATATGATAGAGGGGAAATGCGAGGTCAGAAAGAAGGCAGATGTCTCAAATTCAGACCTTCCAGTGATGGTTGAACATGTATTCTTCTGTGAACATTTCTATGATCCTGCCACTGGAGCTCTCAAGCAG TTGCCTTCAAATGTAAAGCTCATGTCTGTGTTACGGAAAGCAACTGGTGCTTTGAAAAAGAACAAGGGAAAGCAGATTTGTGAAAATGATGAACATGATTCAGGCAAATGGACTGAGGTGCCCAAAGAGAACCGCATTGCAACTCTTGACATTTTTGCTGGCTGTGGAGGATTATCAGAAGGGTTGCAGCAAGCTG GTGTATCTTTTACTAAATGGGCAATTGAATACGAAGAACCAGCTGGTGAAGCATTTAGGCAAAATCACCCGGAAGCTGCTGTGTTTGTGGATAACTGCAATGTCATTTTGAA GGCGATTATGGACAAATGTGGTGATGCTGACGACTGTGTTTCAACTTCTGAAGCTGCTGAACAAGCAGCTAAACTTGctgaagaaaacatcaagaacCTTCCTGTCCCTGGTGAAGTAGAATTCATAAATGGTGGTCCTCCCTGTCAG GGATTTTCTGGGATGAACAGATTCAACCAAAGTCCATGGAGTAAAGTTCAGTGCGAGATGATTTTAGCATTCCTCTCTTTTGCAGAATATTTCCGTCCCAGATACTTTCTTTTAGAAAATGTTAGGAACTTTGTTTCTTTCAACAAAGGGCAGACCTTCCGACTGGCAGTTGCATCTCTTCTGGAGATGGGATACCAG GTTCGGTTTGGAATCTTAGAAGCTGGGACTTTTGGCGTTGCACAGTCCAGGAAAAGGGCTTTCATTTGGGCTGCTGCTCCTGGAGAGACTCTTCCTGACTGGCCAGAACCTATGCATGTGTTTGCTAGCCCTGAACTGAAAATAACACTGCCTGATGGCAACTACTATGCGGCTGCCAAAAGCACTGCTGGTGGGGCACCTTTCCGTGCAATAACTGTTAGAGATACAATTGGGGATTTGCCAAAAGTGGAAAATGGTGCAAGTAAACTAATACTTGAG TATGGAGGTGAACCTGTCTCTTGGTTCCAGAAGAAGATAAGAGGTAGCACGATTGCATTGAATGATCACATATCAAAGGAGATGAATGAGCTAAATCTCATAAGATGCAAACACATCCCAAAGCGACCTGGCTGTGACTGGCATGACCTACCAGATGAGAAG GTCAAGCTATCTTCTGGGCAAATGGTTGACCTGATACCTTGGTGCTTGCCTAACACCGCTAAAAGGCACAACCAGTGGAAAGGGCTCTATGGTAGATTGGATTGGGAGGGTAATTTCCCCACATCTGTGACAGATCCCCAGCCCATGGGCAAGGTTGGCATGTGCTTTCATCCTGACCAGGACAGGATCATCACTGTCCGTGAGTGCGCACGTTCTCAG GGCTTTCCTGACAGCTACCAGTTTGCGGGCACAATCCAGACCAAGCACAGGCAGATTGGCAACGCTGTGCCACCCCCTCTTGCCTTTGCACTTGGGAGGAAGCTGAAGGAAGCTGTTGATGCGAAGCACCAGCAGGCATAA